The following nucleotide sequence is from Cucumis melo cultivar AY chromosome 1, USDA_Cmelo_AY_1.0, whole genome shotgun sequence.
AATGGTCtatatttgataaataaaaaaggATGAAAGTTTCTACAGGATTAAGGTAGTCGAGTTGTCGAAGAGTGGGGAAGTAGTGTTGCTTTCATTCTGGCTCCTGCATTTGTGCAGGGAAGACATCTAGAAGCTTCGTATTAGTTGGTTGGAGTTTTGTCTCCATGTTAGTTTTGACTTTTCTGCTGCATTCTTGACATCAATTGTACTTCTTTTTGTTGACAAAAATCATTGTACTCTGATTTCCTTCAGATGGGGCCAAGTTTTTATACTAGATGCACTATCTAAATACAAAACAGAGGATGCTCGTGAAGCAGAAAACATCGTGGAGAGAGTTACTCCCCGTCTACAGCATGCTAATTGTGCAGTTGTTTTATCAGCTGTGAAGGTAAATATTCTATTAAGTAATTGAGTTTCTCAACCTAGTATATGCTGGATGACTTTGAGAATGTCCAAGTGTATTTcaactaaataatatattttatctttctttttctatctttccacTATTAATAGATGATTCTCCTACAAATGGAACTTATCACTAGCACTGATATAGTTCGAAACCTTTGCAAAAAGATGGCTCCTCCTCTTGTTACGTTGCTCTCATCAGAACCTGAGATACAGTATGTTGCACTGCGAAATATTAACCTTATAGTACAGAAGCGACCTACCATTCTCGCTCATGAAATTAAGGTGAGTTGGTGATAGATTTTTCAATATGACGGTAGCTTCTAATTTCCAATAAAGAGGGATGTAAATGATCAAGAAAATTTGTACCACTTGTTTTCTCGAATCTTACTacccttttgttttcttttttctgctTTCTCATCATTGGTGAAGGTTTTCTTCTGTAAGTACAATGATCCAATCTATGTTAAAATGGAGAAGTTAGAAATCATGATTAAGCTTGCATCTGATCGAAACATAGACCAGGTACACAATCAACAGTGTTATCTATTCATTTTTTTGCgtctattaattaattgtttgGAACATACTATGAACTGATGCCCTtctgattaattttttttttcaggttcTGCTGGAGTTCAAAGAGTATGCTACTGAAGTAGATGTAGATTTTGTTAGAAAGGCTGTTCGTGCGATTGGTAGGTGTGCAATCAAGCTAGAGAGAGCAGCTGAACGGTGCATAAGTGTGTTGCTTGAGCTGATCAAAATTAAAGTGAACTATGTGGTCCAAGAGGCTATTATAGTCATAAAGGATATTTTCAGAAGATATCCTAACACGTAAGCAATTTTTTTCATTCTTCCCCACTTTGATATTCATTGATCGATTGATTATTTCATTATTCCAACTTTGAATTCCTTTTCGGTATTAGTTATGAATCCATCATTGCTACACTCTGTGAAAGTTTAGACACGTTGGACGAGCCAGAAGCCAAGGTAATGGTTGTTCGGTTAATTTCCAACAGCAGAACTTGTTAGTACCTTTTATTctgtttttttctctcttcacttcttttctttcttttaatcaGTCTATTGATCTCACGCTGGTATATTTTGTCCACCTCTCTTCCTCAAGGCATCAATGATCTGGATTATTGGAGAATATGCAGAGAGAATTGACAATGCAGATGAACTTCTTGAAAGCTTCTTGGAGAGTTTTCCTGAGGAACCTGCACAAGTCCAATTACAATTGCTCACAGCAACGGTCAAACTTTTTCTTAAGAAGCCAACTGAAGGACCACAGCAGATGATTCAGGTCATTTCTCTACAAGCATAAGTTTCAATATATGATGGTTCTTTGGTATTTCTGTGTCGTGGTTGCCATTACTTTATTGTCCATTTGAGTAAGATGAATATGGGGACTTTTATCTGATATAACAAAAATATGATCATACATTGAAATCATAGTACACTATATTTATGGTCCCCTGATGTCTACCAATTTATATTGACTTCATATCCTTTTACAGGCTGTTTTAAACAATGCTACTGTGGAGACAGACAATCCTGATTTGCGGGATCGTGCGTATATCTATTGGCGTCTCCTATCAACTGATCCAGAGGTTTATTTTGATAATGAAACCTTTTTAGCTTCTTCGTCATTGTAACCTCCAATGTTTGAGATAGAAACATGGGTAATTCAATCAGTTTTACAGATCAGCTTACGCAATTAGAGGAGACCAAGTTTATGTCATgattaaaaagaatatataaacaCTACCAATGTCATTATTAGGAAAAAGAATGTATAAACACTACCAACCCCATCTCACTATTGATGGCGGGGCACATGAATCTCAGTTTTCTGGTTTTTTTCCTATTTTGCAGGCAGCAAAAGATGTCGTTCTTGCTGAGAAACCTGTGATTGGTGATGATTCAAATCTTCTTGATTCCACACTCTTGGACGAGCTTCTTGCCAATATTGCCACTTTATCCTCTGTTTATCACAAGCCCCCTGAAGCATTCGTTACTCGTGTGAAGAATGTGTCCCAGAGAACCGACGACGACGATTATCCTGAAGGAAGTGATGCAGGGTATTCAGAACCTCCTGTCAATGCTACAAGTGGTGGTAGTGCATCACCTACTACTTCAGATGCACCCTATTCAGTAACAAAAAGACCAGTCCCAGCCCCTGCCCCATCCTCTCCTCCACCTCCAGCTTCAGTTCCAGATTTACTTGGTGATCTGATTGGACTTGATAACAGTGCTATTGCCCCTGTTGACCAGTCTGCAGCTCCTGCTGGGTAAGTTTGAACTTATAAAACTTTTCGTATCTTCTGCATAGCAGTCTGCAATAGCTTTTCGGTCTGAAGACATTAATGCCTGAAATACTGCAAGTGAATACTACAAAATTTTCTGATCAACATCTTCATGGGGATCACTTAATGTGTTTTCTGGCCTTGCAGCCCTCCACTGCCTATTCTGCTAACAGCATCAGCTGGTCAAGGTTTACAAATCAGTGCACAGCTCATACGCCATGACGGTCAAATATTCTACAGTTTAACCTTTGATAACAGTACGCAGATGATACTTGATGGTTTTATGATTCAGTTCAACAAGAATACCTTTGGCCTGGCAGCTGCAGGACCCTTACAGGTAGATTTTTACAAATCAAGTTTTGATTAGATTATCTATGGATGAAATTAACTTCTTGTCTTTTACCATAAATAGGTTCCACAGTTGCAACCTGGGTCGATTGCAAATACTCTCCTGCATATGGTTGTGTTCCAAAATATGTCTCAAGGTCCTCCAAGCTCACTCTTGCAGGTAGCTGTGAAGAACAACCAGCAGCCAGTGTTGTACTTCAATGATAAAATTCCGATGCATATTTTCTTCACCGAGGATGGGAGGATGGAGCGTGCAAGCTTTCTTGAGGTGAAAATGATAGTCCTAGTTCTTCTCATTTCATTTATTGGGAACGTTGTTGGATGTTTCCAGCGACTTACTTTGGCCCACAAAGTTGAGGGAGTGGAGTTGTAAACTCCAACCATTCTTTGGTTCACCAAATTAATGGATTTCATGACTAAAATATACCAATGTTATGTCTTATCAACTATTTATAGTGTGGGCTTTAGGAGTTCACGACTCCACTCTCTAGATGCTCTTTATTAATGGGAGCTTAGGTCgattctttgtttttctttctcctCAAGGGAGTATGAATCATGGCATTCACTATCCTTTTCATTTCAGACTTGGAGGTCCCTTCCAGACTCGAATGAAGTTATCAGAGATTTCCCCACCATTCTTATAAACAACGTTGAGGCCATTCTTGAACGACTAGCTGCAACGAATATGTTCTTTATTGCCAAAAGGAAGCATGCTAACCAGGACGTTTTCTACTTCTCTACAAAAATCCCGAGAGGAATCCCATTCTTGATTGAGCTCACAACAGTTGTTGGAAACCCTGGGTTGAAATGTGCCGTCAAAACGCCTAACATTGACATGGCACCACTCTTCTTTGAAGCCTTAGAGATACTTATTAAGGAATGATTCGAAGTTTGTTTATCATATTCTTCTTTTCCCATCCttgatttttcctttttctcagtATATGTAAAAATCCATGCTGGGTTTTCATGCCTAGTCTTTTCTGTATTCTCTTAGGTAGTAATATATCATTCTTTGTTATTCGGGTAGATAATTTTCCCTAACCAACTCTATAAATGAATATAAAGATAAATTTCGCAATAATATCGGCTTTATACTTTCCGAACTAAGGACCAAATTATAACCAAACAATTAATGTAGCAAATGATGATCCAAATTAGAATGTCCCAATCAATTCTTCAGAGCAGATAAGTCTAAAATGGTAATAATTCATCTCCAGTCCTATGCCTTTTACTAGTTTACTAACATTTTTCGTACCATTGTAAAGATAGAGAATCTAAAGTCGCTTTGCTAATTAATTTATTTGCAAGTTTATAATTAAGTTTGCTCATTTCGTCAAACTTGTAATATGTTGGTATATATTTGGTTATTAAATTCTTTCCACTACAAATTTCTCAGCCTAAGTATTCAGAACTAAAAACTACATACTATTAAGTGAAAAATAGAGTAATAAGCTGAAAAAAGAAGGTGCAATTTGCAGATCTTATTAGAATAAAGTTATAAAAACAATTGTATTTAAATAGTTGTAATCAAACTCAAAATATAGGATCATATACaacaatataaaaaaatttacgGATGTAAAAGAATTTACGAATGtaacaaaagttaaaattcAACTCTCGATGACGGTGTCAGATATCATTAGTACGAGTCTATAAGCAATAGACGTATAccattaataaattttattatatttgcaaGTGTTGCAATATACTTattagtattttaaaaaatgctATCCAATACAATTATAAAAAATGTGCATGTTTGTATTAGTTTCGACCATTTTTCTTAGATTCATATATGGATGAAGGGTTGTCTAAAGATTATTAATAAAGATCTATACAAAGAGTAAGTGGGCACAGGTACAGGGCACATGAGTAAATATAAATTGGCCCAAAGAGATCAAAATAAAATTCATCACATTCTTACCCAAACATTCACCAAATTCCTTTAGATGATAGGAATTGAGATGAGAGATcattaataaaaaaatggggAAGTCCTATAAGTTTATCCCCCTTGTTTGCTTTCGAAGTTGGTGAGGAATTTCATCTCAATGGCTATATAATGGCTGCAATTGCCTGGAAGTGGAAGTCAACAAAATCAATTCTGTCCAATGCATCATTTTACCTAGAAAATGCTTCATGTAAGCAGAAGAGTGTCTATTTAAAGGAAAATTGTGATAAAAAGGAAGAAGCTTTGGTGCACTCTAATATTATAGCTTCCATGGATGAACCAACCTCCATACTCTTCTGCTTCAATATCCAACCATTGCATCCACAGTACAAAATCCACCTGCAATAAGAAAGATAGCAACTATCTAACATTCTTTCTTGGGTTGATGCGGCCGTAAAAGATGCCATCAGTAAACCAGCTCACTCCAAACAACCCATCATCATTGTTCCCGAAAAAGAgactaaaaaaaatcataataaaaAGGGGGGCTCGGAACAGTTCAATACAATCTTAAAAAAAGCCAGAGCCAAGCAAATTACAACATTTCCACACTTCTGTCCTAGTCTTTCTATTTCCGTGCAAATGTTTTCTTAAGTTACGCGCTTAGAAAAAATAACCGCCGTTTTTGCATCGTGTACCCACGACTACAAACACAGATCTGAGATCACAATATTGACCCCACAGGTTTAGCACACGTAAATGTATTTTGAACACTGTagttttttgaagaaaaaaaaaacctctggTTTGTGCGAGCACAATATCTTATCTTCGCTGTACATTTCCACGTCAACATTAACAGAAACAAAAGGCCCAGGAAATCGCACCTCCTTGTCACTTCCATGAATCCTGATCAGCCCATCATCTCTTCCTGCGCTTTGGCTCCACCTAGCATGAGAATTCAACACGAGAATCCTTATGTCTGTTTCATTGAGTAAAATCCTTTCACAATTAATAAAAACAAGAGAGCACGATACAG
It contains:
- the LOC103495623 gene encoding beta-adaptin-like protein B isoform X2; translated protein: MTVGKDVSSLFTDVVNCMQTENLELKKLVYLYLINYAKSQPDLAILAVNTFVKDSQDPNPLIRALAVRTMGCIRVDKITEYLCDPLQRCLKDDDPYVRKTAAICVAKLFDINAELVEDRGFLDSLKDLISDNNPMVVANAVAALAEIQEDSSKPIFEITSHTLSKLLTALNECTEWGQVFILDALSKYKTEDAREAENIVERVTPRLQHANCAVVLSAVKMILLQMELITSTDIVRNLCKKMAPPLVTLLSSEPEIQYVALRNINLIVQKRPTILAHEIKVFFCKYNDPIYVKMEKLEIMIKLASDRNIDQVLLEFKEYATEVDVDFVRKAVRAIGRCAIKLERAAERCISVLLELIKIKVNYVVQEAIIVIKDIFRRYPNTYESIIATLCESLDTLDEPEAKASMIWIIGEYAERIDNADELLESFLESFPEEPAQVQLQLLTATVKLFLKKPTEGPQQMIQAVLNNATVETDNPDLRDRAYIYWRLLSTDPEAAKDVVLAEKPVIGDDSNLLDSTLLDELLANIATLSSVYHKPPEAFVTRVKNVSQRTDDDDYPEGSDAGYSEPPVNATSGGSASPTTSDAPYSVTKRPVPAPAPSSPPPPASVPDLLGDLIGLDNSAIAPVDQSAAPAGPPLPILLTASAGQGLQISAQLIRHDGQIFYSLTFDNSTQMILDGFMIQFNKNTFGLAAAGPLQVPQLQPGSIANTLLHMVVFQNMSQGPPSSLLQVAVKNNQQPVLYFNDKIPMHIFFTEDGRMERASFLETWRSLPDSNEVIRDFPTILINNVEAILERLAATNMFFIAKRKHANQDVFYFSTKIPRGIPFLIELTTVVGNPGLKCAVKTPNIDMAPLFFEALEILIKE
- the LOC103495623 gene encoding beta-adaptin-like protein B isoform X1 encodes the protein MSGHDSKYFSTTKKGEIPELKEELNSQYKDKRKDAVKKVIAAMTVGKDVSSLFTDVVNCMQTENLELKKLVYLYLINYAKSQPDLAILAVNTFVKDSQDPNPLIRALAVRTMGCIRVDKITEYLCDPLQRCLKDDDPYVRKTAAICVAKLFDINAELVEDRGFLDSLKDLISDNNPMVVANAVAALAEIQEDSSKPIFEITSHTLSKLLTALNECTEWGQVFILDALSKYKTEDAREAENIVERVTPRLQHANCAVVLSAVKMILLQMELITSTDIVRNLCKKMAPPLVTLLSSEPEIQYVALRNINLIVQKRPTILAHEIKVFFCKYNDPIYVKMEKLEIMIKLASDRNIDQVLLEFKEYATEVDVDFVRKAVRAIGRCAIKLERAAERCISVLLELIKIKVNYVVQEAIIVIKDIFRRYPNTYESIIATLCESLDTLDEPEAKASMIWIIGEYAERIDNADELLESFLESFPEEPAQVQLQLLTATVKLFLKKPTEGPQQMIQAVLNNATVETDNPDLRDRAYIYWRLLSTDPEAAKDVVLAEKPVIGDDSNLLDSTLLDELLANIATLSSVYHKPPEAFVTRVKNVSQRTDDDDYPEGSDAGYSEPPVNATSGGSASPTTSDAPYSVTKRPVPAPAPSSPPPPASVPDLLGDLIGLDNSAIAPVDQSAAPAGPPLPILLTASAGQGLQISAQLIRHDGQIFYSLTFDNSTQMILDGFMIQFNKNTFGLAAAGPLQVPQLQPGSIANTLLHMVVFQNMSQGPPSSLLQVAVKNNQQPVLYFNDKIPMHIFFTEDGRMERASFLETWRSLPDSNEVIRDFPTILINNVEAILERLAATNMFFIAKRKHANQDVFYFSTKIPRGIPFLIELTTVVGNPGLKCAVKTPNIDMAPLFFEALEILIKE